One Deltaproteobacteria bacterium RBG_16_64_85 DNA window includes the following coding sequences:
- a CDS encoding NADH-quinone oxidoreductase subunit K: MGLDKLLVVGAALFCCGLYTILTRRNAVAVLMGVELILNSANINFVAFSHYVSRTIGGQIFAVFVIVLAAAEAAVALAIFLRLYATTGTVEVDTADHLKG; encoded by the coding sequence ATGGGCCTGGACAAGCTGCTGGTCGTCGGCGCCGCGCTGTTCTGCTGCGGCCTCTACACGATCCTGACGCGACGGAACGCGGTGGCGGTCCTCATGGGGGTCGAGCTGATCCTCAACTCCGCGAACATCAACTTCGTCGCGTTTTCCCACTACGTGTCCCGCACCATCGGCGGGCAGATCTTCGCCGTTTTCGTGATCGTGCTCGCGGCGGCCGAGGCCGCCGTCGCGCTGGCCATCTTCCTGCGGCTGTACGCCACGACGGGCACCGTCGAAGTGGATACGGCCGACCATCTCAAGGGGTAG
- a CDS encoding NADH dehydrogenase (Catalyzes the transfer of electrons from NADH to quinone) gives MTTPAEALHTQEMLINMGPQHPSTHGVLRVLLRTDGEVVVNARPDMGYLHRGLEKIGERVTYAQFMPFTDRLDYLAAMNCNCAWAWAVEKLAGIEAPERAEYIRVIVCELNRISSHLIAFGSFTADMGAFTPFLYSIRERERVNDLFEMTCGNRLTYNYARVGGVSADLPRGFLEKTKEFLDYFEPKIDEYNKLISYNKIFVHRLANVAVITGEEAVAYGLTGPNLRGSGVAFDLRKDEPYSVYPKLDFQVCVGSGERGTLGDCFDRYMVRINEMRESVKILRQAIARIPEGPVLAKVPRVFKPAAAEVYVRTECPRGETGFYVISDGTVLPNRLKIRAGSFVTMNIFEKVTRGLMIADIVAVIGSFDIILPEIDR, from the coding sequence ATGACGACGCCGGCGGAAGCGCTCCACACCCAGGAGATGCTCATCAACATGGGGCCGCAGCACCCCAGCACCCACGGGGTGCTCCGGGTGCTCCTGCGCACCGACGGCGAGGTGGTGGTCAACGCCCGGCCCGACATGGGGTACCTCCACCGCGGGCTGGAGAAGATCGGCGAGCGGGTGACCTACGCCCAGTTCATGCCCTTCACCGACCGGCTCGACTACCTTGCGGCGATGAACTGCAACTGCGCCTGGGCGTGGGCCGTGGAGAAGCTCGCGGGAATCGAGGCCCCCGAGCGCGCCGAGTACATCCGGGTGATCGTCTGCGAGCTCAACCGGATCTCCTCCCACCTGATCGCCTTCGGGTCGTTCACAGCGGACATGGGGGCGTTCACCCCGTTCCTCTATTCCATCCGGGAGCGGGAACGGGTCAACGACCTCTTCGAGATGACCTGCGGGAACCGGCTCACGTACAACTACGCCCGCGTCGGGGGCGTCTCCGCCGACCTGCCGCGCGGCTTCCTGGAGAAGACGAAGGAGTTCCTCGATTACTTCGAGCCGAAGATCGACGAATACAACAAACTCATCTCCTACAACAAGATCTTCGTCCACCGGCTGGCCAACGTGGCGGTCATCACCGGGGAGGAAGCGGTGGCCTACGGGCTTACGGGGCCGAACCTGCGCGGGTCGGGCGTCGCGTTCGACCTGCGGAAGGACGAGCCGTACTCGGTCTATCCGAAGCTGGACTTCCAGGTCTGCGTGGGGAGCGGCGAGCGGGGGACGCTGGGCGACTGCTTCGACCGGTACATGGTCCGGATCAACGAGATGCGGGAGAGCGTGAAGATCCTGCGCCAGGCGATCGCGCGGATCCCCGAGGGGCCGGTGCTGGCCAAGGTGCCCCGCGTGTTCAAGCCCGCCGCCGCCGAGGTCTACGTCCGCACCGAGTGCCCCCGCGGCGAGACCGGGTTCTACGTCATCAGCGACGGGACCGTCCTTCCGAACCGGCTCAAGATCCGGGCCGGCTCCTTCGTCACCATGAACATCTTCGAGAAGGTGACCAGGGGGCTGATGATCGCCGACATCGTGGCGGTCATCGGCAGCTTCGACATCATCCTCCCGGAGATCGACAGGTAG